In Quercus robur chromosome 10, dhQueRobu3.1, whole genome shotgun sequence, a genomic segment contains:
- the LOC126702332 gene encoding probable carboxylesterase 18, with protein sequence MSAKNKPSDSHSLVLPWKTRISVSALSAVTDFFRRSDGTVNRHILSLLDLKASPNPNPVKGVKSSDIMVDPSRNLWFRLFVPTDTDTTTTSLPVVIFFHGGGFTFLSPSSFAYDAVCRRFARKLPAVVISVNYRLSPEHRYPSQYDDGFDVIQFLNRSELKQLPDFADLSKCFLAGDSAGANLAHNVAIRASREGSQFQVVKIIGLISIQPFFGGEERTDSEIRLRKSPIVSLERTDWLWKVFLPQGSDKDHEAVNVSGPKAVDISGLEYPETVVFVGGFDPLQDRQRGYYEWLKKSGKQARLIEYPNMMHAFYVFPELPESSQLIAQVKDFVSHKCKTSNSQ encoded by the coding sequence ATGAGTGCTAAAAATAAACCATCAGATTCTCATTCCCTGGTCCTCCCATGGAAGACCCGGATCTCCGTCTCCGCCCTCTCCGCTGTCACCGACTTTTTTCGCCGATCTGACGGCACCGTCAACCGCCATATCCTCTCTCTCCTCGACCTCAAAGCAAGCCCTAATCCCAACCCCGTGAAAGGCGTCAAATCTTCAGACATCATGGTCGACCCTTCTCGCAACCTCTGGTTCCGCCTCTTCGTTCCCACGGACACCGACACCACCACCACTTCCCTCCCCGTCGTCATCTTCTTCCACGGCGGCGGCTTCACTTTCCTCTCCCCTTCCTCCTTCGCATACGACGCCGTCTGTCGCCGCTTCGCTCGTAAACTCCCCGCCGTTGTTATCTCCGTCAACTACCGCCTCTCCCCGGAACACCGCTACCCGTCTCAATACGACGACGGATTCGACGTCATTCAATTTCTCAATCGCAGCGAACTCAAACAACTCCCGGATTTTGCGGACTTGTCGAAATGTTTCTTAGCTGGCGACAGTGCAGGTGCCAACCTGGCACACAACGTGGCAATCCGGGCAAGTCGGGAAGGGTCCCAGTTCCAGGTCGTTAAAATTATCGGGTTGATTTCGATCCAACCGTTTTTCGGAGGAGAGGAGAGAACGGATTCGGAGATTCGGTTGCGGAAAAGTCCGATCGTTTCGTTGGAACGAACCGATTGGCTTTGGAAGGTGTTTTTGCCTCAAGGGTCGGATAAAGATCATGAGGCAGTTAATGTGAGTGGGCCCAAAGCGGTTGATATTTCGGGTTTGGAGTATCCGGAAACGGTGGTGTTTGTTGGGGGATTCGACCCGTTACAGGATCGGCAGAGGGGTTACTATGAGTGGTTGAAGAAATCTGGGAAACAGGCTCGCTTAATCGAGTATCCAAACATGATGCATGCGTTTTATGTGTTTCCAGAATTGCCTGAGTCGTCTCAGTTGATAGCACAGGTCAAGGATTTCGTTTCCCATAAATGTAAAACTTCCAATTcccaataa